The Desulfonatronovibrio hydrogenovorans DSM 9292 genome includes a window with the following:
- a CDS encoding branched-chain amino acid ABC transporter substrate-binding protein, whose protein sequence is MFRLKIVLTLLFVSLFLLSGCTRDSKEPFVCQDPLGCVILAPGEPVKIVSMQALTGELGPLGQENVNIARLAAAQWGGDIHGHPLVIIAEDERCTREGGYITAQKIASNPQIVAVHGGTCSISSIPAAEIFSRAGLSMISGSATAPSLTSFDGQPGEHWHSGFFRTAPNDKFMGYAVAYFSINDLAITRAATVNDGDPYTRSLVELFELEYRKIGGETVFSGGVTRGDQNMAPLLHGIEMSGAGMLFFPIFSPEADYIVNQVATMSGLKDLVLVGADGLVNEPFIKKIRDINREMYFVTPYMTESHESRKLYDDYADMFGQTIIGTFYGHHYDAARMLFQALENTAFINDEGSLVIGRHTLREEICSLKGFNGLTGRLSCNRFGDCGIPKYKLIRLDNPQATYLSLSKNIISTFEPGADLNCSEEQ, encoded by the coding sequence ATGTTCAGATTAAAAATCGTTCTTACGCTCCTCTTTGTTTCCCTGTTTTTATTATCCGGCTGTACCCGGGATTCCAAAGAACCTTTTGTCTGTCAGGACCCCTTGGGATGCGTGATTCTGGCCCCGGGTGAACCCGTAAAAATTGTCAGCATGCAGGCCTTGACCGGTGAACTTGGCCCTCTAGGTCAGGAAAACGTAAACATTGCCCGCTTGGCAGCAGCACAGTGGGGAGGTGACATTCACGGCCATCCCCTCGTCATAATTGCCGAAGATGAAAGATGTACAAGGGAAGGCGGATATATCACCGCTCAAAAGATTGCCAGCAACCCTCAAATCGTGGCAGTCCATGGAGGAACCTGCTCCATATCCAGCATACCGGCTGCAGAAATCTTTTCCAGGGCTGGATTGTCAATGATTTCCGGATCAGCAACAGCACCATCTTTGACCAGTTTTGATGGTCAACCTGGAGAACACTGGCATTCAGGTTTTTTCCGAACTGCACCCAACGACAAATTCATGGGCTATGCAGTTGCTTACTTTTCCATCAATGACTTGGCCATCACCAGAGCGGCCACGGTCAATGACGGGGATCCTTACACCAGGAGTCTGGTTGAACTCTTTGAGCTGGAATACCGAAAAATAGGTGGGGAAACAGTATTTTCCGGCGGGGTGACCCGGGGAGATCAGAATATGGCTCCGCTCCTTCATGGCATTGAAATGTCTGGAGCAGGGATGCTCTTTTTTCCCATCTTCTCACCTGAAGCCGACTACATAGTAAACCAGGTCGCAACCATGAGCGGCCTTAAAGACCTGGTTCTAGTCGGTGCAGACGGACTGGTCAATGAACCATTCATTAAGAAGATCAGGGACATCAACAGAGAAATGTATTTCGTCACCCCGTACATGACTGAAAGCCACGAATCCAGAAAGCTGTACGATGATTATGCTGATATGTTTGGGCAAACCATCATTGGGACCTTTTACGGCCACCACTATGATGCAGCCAGGATGCTTTTTCAGGCTCTAGAAAATACAGCCTTTATAAATGATGAAGGATCTCTGGTCATTGGTCGCCACACCCTGCGGGAAGAAATCTGCTCCTTAAAGGGTTTTAATGGACTAACCGGCAGGTTGTCCTGCAACAGGTTCGGTGACTGTGGAATTCCAAAGTACAAACTGATCCGTCTTGATAATCCACAGGCCACTTATCTTTCTCTGTCCAAAAACATAATCTCCACTTTTGAACCAGGAGCTGACCTCAATTGTTCAGAAGAGCAATAG
- a CDS encoding AzlD family protein, protein MPDYSGWIAIAAIIGMAMTTYFTRAGGLFVVSRINPSPRVRCFLSHVPASILVAIIVPTLVDKGPPEIISAALTALVAILTRNLIASLITGLICVSLLRYLVFSG, encoded by the coding sequence ATGCCTGATTATTCCGGCTGGATCGCCATTGCAGCCATCATCGGCATGGCCATGACCACTTACTTCACCCGGGCTGGTGGCCTCTTTGTGGTCAGTCGAATCAACCCTTCCCCCAGAGTCAGGTGTTTTCTCAGCCATGTCCCTGCTTCCATCCTGGTAGCGATCATAGTTCCCACTCTGGTGGACAAAGGACCGCCAGAAATCATCTCAGCCGCCCTGACAGCCCTGGTGGCCATATTAACCCGCAACCTTATTGCATCCCTGATCACCGGACTGATCTGTGTCTCCCTGCTCAGATACCTGGTCTTCTCCGGATAA
- a CDS encoding AzlC family ABC transporter permease encodes MKTGQDARIIFTRQGISNGFNKCIPLGLGVFAYGLVFGVLAVQAGMTLVQAQLMSLLVFAGASQLMALELWSPHLPILTIVMTTFVVNLRHILMGAAMREWLVRLSPGKTYFSLFFMTDESWALSVREMASGSRDAGFFLGSGLCIYLFWNLATLLGAATAYWIDRYLADPSILGLDFAFTAVFIALLTFFWKGKAQIPVWLVAGLVAGIAFVLLPGKWYIIFGGLAGGLTGACRDA; translated from the coding sequence ATGAAAACAGGTCAGGACGCACGGATCATATTCACCAGACAGGGAATCAGCAATGGATTTAATAAATGCATCCCCTTAGGGCTTGGAGTATTCGCCTACGGGCTGGTCTTTGGAGTGCTGGCCGTCCAGGCCGGAATGACCCTGGTTCAAGCCCAGCTCATGAGCCTGCTGGTCTTTGCCGGAGCTTCCCAGCTTATGGCTTTGGAGTTGTGGAGCCCCCACCTGCCGATACTGACCATTGTCATGACCACCTTTGTGGTCAATCTGAGACATATCCTGATGGGTGCAGCCATGAGGGAATGGCTGGTCAGACTGTCCCCGGGCAAGACATACTTCAGCCTTTTTTTCATGACTGATGAGTCCTGGGCATTGTCAGTAAGAGAAATGGCCTCAGGAAGTAGAGATGCCGGGTTCTTTCTTGGATCTGGTCTGTGCATTTATCTATTCTGGAACCTGGCCACCCTGCTGGGAGCTGCTACTGCCTACTGGATTGACAGATACCTGGCTGATCCGTCTATTCTTGGACTGGATTTTGCCTTTACAGCTGTTTTCATCGCTCTGCTTACCTTTTTCTGGAAAGGCAAGGCCCAGATACCGGTCTGGCTGGTGGCCGGTCTGGTCGCAGGCATCGCCTTTGTTCTATTGCCGGGTAAATGGTATATAATTTTTGGCGGCCTTGCCGGCGGCCTTACAGGAGCATGCAGGGATGCCTGA
- a CDS encoding M24 family metallopeptidase encodes MINRKIMTGLKRIHKLQETASQMLLSGILIHNPENIYYLTSVYPHEPSFLVVSPHGEPELVASGSIYAEARKDSLVKVTQGSLDIAETTYQRMLDTGVIKPPPRTMLSSFIRKIAESPLGIEQSYLSVFLLEKFNIRNYTDITPTIMDLRSRKDSFEIDFISKACHIADQSMKEVKNYIQPGITEKELSGLFDAKAKSLGADETKCRVRSGKNSALAFSRWMDEKLDKGPVLIDYGARIRGYWSDITRMFYLGPEPSSLFLEIYDLVCRASDSALKLMKPGQDIHGPEISIREIFREKGYEKFMIYTAGHGIGLEVHEPPLLSLPGPEHFAPGTHEPSQARESLSTAFISDEENKAVFHRNQVFALEPGIYLDQIGVRVEDMVCISDEPVLLSTFPKDLEQVIISC; translated from the coding sequence ATGATCAACAGAAAAATCATGACCGGACTGAAACGAATTCACAAACTTCAGGAAACAGCCAGCCAGATGCTCTTGTCCGGAATTCTGATTCACAATCCGGAAAACATCTACTACCTGACATCTGTTTATCCCCACGAACCTTCATTTCTTGTTGTCTCGCCCCACGGTGAGCCGGAGCTGGTGGCATCTGGATCGATTTATGCCGAAGCCCGGAAAGACTCACTGGTAAAAGTCACCCAGGGCAGCCTGGACATTGCTGAAACCACTTATCAGCGCATGCTCGATACCGGGGTTATCAAACCCCCTCCCCGGACCATGCTCTCAAGTTTCATCAGAAAAATCGCTGAATCCCCCCTGGGCATCGAGCAGAGCTACCTGAGCGTCTTTCTTCTGGAAAAATTTAATATCCGCAATTACACCGATATTACTCCGACCATCATGGACCTTAGATCCAGAAAGGACAGCTTTGAAATCGACTTCATCTCCAAGGCCTGCCATATTGCGGATCAATCCATGAAAGAAGTCAAGAACTACATCCAGCCAGGTATAACTGAAAAGGAACTTTCCGGATTATTTGATGCAAAAGCCAAGTCCCTTGGAGCTGACGAAACCAAATGCAGGGTCAGATCCGGAAAAAACTCGGCTCTGGCTTTCTCCAGATGGATGGATGAGAAGCTGGATAAAGGACCGGTACTTATTGATTACGGGGCAAGGATACGGGGCTACTGGTCTGACATAACCCGGATGTTTTACCTGGGTCCTGAACCATCTTCCCTGTTTCTGGAGATCTATGACCTGGTCTGCAGGGCCTCTGACAGCGCCCTTAAGCTCATGAAACCAGGCCAAGATATTCATGGTCCGGAAATCTCGATCAGAGAAATATTCAGGGAAAAGGGATATGAAAAATTCATGATCTACACTGCCGGACATGGGATTGGTCTGGAAGTTCATGAGCCTCCCTTGCTGAGCCTGCCCGGCCCCGAACACTTTGCCCCTGGAACCCATGAACCGAGTCAGGCCAGGGAAAGTCTGTCAACTGCCTTTATCTCTGATGAAGAAAACAAAGCTGTATTTCACAGAAACCAGGTTTTTGCCCTCGAGCCAGGCATTTATCTGGATCAGATAGGGGTAAGGGTGGAAGACATGGTCTGCATATCAGACGAACCCGTTCTCCTGTCCACCTTTCCTAAGGACCTGGAGCAGGTAATAATCAGCTGTTGA
- a CDS encoding PaaI family thioesterase translates to MNDSYTQLISYVENQMPFNKHLGIRIRHLEKGFARLYLPYQPEFTGDPRRPALHGGVLSTLVDTCGGVAIWTCCEVEDAIATIDMRVDYLRPAPQGSLFAEARVRLLGNRVGNVQTIIYAQDCQDRIIAEGRAVYNIRRRTKS, encoded by the coding sequence ATGAATGATTCCTATACCCAGCTCATCAGTTATGTTGAAAACCAGATGCCCTTTAACAAGCATCTGGGGATCAGAATCAGACACCTTGAAAAAGGTTTTGCCCGGCTCTATCTGCCGTACCAACCGGAATTTACTGGCGATCCCAGAAGACCTGCCCTGCACGGAGGTGTTCTTTCAACCCTTGTGGACACCTGTGGAGGGGTGGCCATCTGGACCTGCTGCGAGGTGGAGGATGCCATCGCCACCATTGACATGCGAGTGGACTATCTTCGTCCTGCACCCCAGGGATCTCTTTTTGCTGAAGCCAGGGTCAGGCTGCTGGGCAACCGGGTGGGAAACGTTCAAACCATTATATATGCCCAAGATTGCCAGGACAGAATCATTGCCGAAGGACGGGCCGTATACAACATCCGCAGACGCACAAAGTCCTGA
- a CDS encoding DMT family transporter produces the protein MLVYIKLLLATLFWGGTFTAGRIVARDIPPFSASFLRFFIATICLVYLVRRLEGGLPKINSSQLIQVLLLGMTGVFAYNVFFFTGLQTVEAGRAAVIVATNPIFIALLAALLFREALGPVKAFGILLSVGGAILAITRGHPFHLLNQVVSMGDLAIAGCVASWAIYSILGKYSMSRLSPHSAVTYSCLAGTLALLGPALSEGLLDIMPSLSLIVWLCLAYLGFFGTVLGFTWYYQAVKIIGPSRAAVFINFVPLFAIIIGYVFLGESVDPSLIIGAVMVSSGVYLANRVRMKTRPSTLPTHET, from the coding sequence TTGCTCGTCTACATTAAACTCCTTCTGGCCACTTTGTTCTGGGGCGGGACCTTTACCGCAGGCAGAATAGTGGCCAGAGATATCCCGCCTTTTTCCGCGTCTTTTCTCCGTTTCTTCATCGCTACCATCTGTCTGGTGTACCTGGTCCGCAGACTTGAAGGTGGTCTTCCCAAGATTAATTCAAGTCAGCTGATCCAGGTCCTGCTCCTTGGAATGACCGGTGTATTTGCCTATAATGTCTTTTTCTTCACCGGCCTTCAGACGGTGGAGGCCGGCCGGGCTGCTGTTATCGTGGCCACCAACCCCATCTTCATCGCCCTTTTGGCGGCCCTGCTTTTCAGAGAAGCCCTGGGACCTGTTAAAGCATTTGGAATACTTCTTTCCGTGGGCGGGGCCATTCTGGCCATTACCCGGGGACATCCTTTTCATCTGCTGAACCAGGTCGTTTCCATGGGCGACCTGGCCATTGCTGGATGCGTTGCCAGCTGGGCAATTTATTCGATTTTAGGCAAGTATTCCATGTCCAGGCTCTCACCCCATTCTGCAGTAACTTATTCATGTCTGGCTGGAACCCTGGCCCTGCTGGGACCGGCCTTGAGCGAAGGACTTTTGGACATTATGCCTTCCTTATCCTTGATTGTCTGGCTCTGCCTGGCCTATCTTGGTTTTTTCGGCACAGTTCTAGGATTCACCTGGTACTACCAGGCAGTCAAGATCATCGGGCCTTCCAGAGCAGCAGTGTTCATCAATTTTGTTCCCCTGTTCGCCATAATCATCGGCTATGTCTTTCTGGGTGAATCTGTTGATCCATCCCTGATCATCGGGGCCGTCATGGTCAGCAGCGGTGTTTACCTGGCCAACCGGGTCAGGATGAAGACAAGGCCCTCAACCCTGCCAACCCATGAAACATAA
- a CDS encoding sensor domain-containing diguanylate cyclase, with translation MGNIFGRLTNRARQNQKSGPAKKSLVQPREVESVTETTDLREQLKQNIRLYHRSLEAFNKFRDCCSLAQATTSLSGLPDLLQNLKLKLDLEEIRLVLQSDEYARFVPSSIQTISKDMIDSSIANLGLKSGKKSVLGRARDMAAKQIYFQDVILNCLESHSAGSVIIFPLQDKYVPEKAIGMLLFFDSDEQRFSGEIATDFVDHFADILAWTIVSLREHEKLVLENTLDHLTGSFNRTYLMRHAPRILEFAQREKFPVSLLFIDLDGFKSVNDSLGHHCGDLVLIETARRIQSIIREYDIFVRLGGDEFVVLLPGTDPHAAQATIKRIQDQIRAIDLSDLCKKGQKITISASVGIGEYLEGESLEELIIKADQSMYTAKGSSRSR, from the coding sequence ATGGGAAACATCTTCGGCAGACTGACCAACAGGGCCAGACAAAATCAAAAGTCCGGTCCAGCTAAAAAGAGCCTTGTGCAGCCTAGAGAAGTTGAATCAGTAACTGAAACGACCGACCTGAGGGAACAGCTTAAACAGAATATCAGGCTCTATCACCGCAGCCTGGAGGCCTTTAATAAATTCCGGGACTGCTGCAGTCTGGCTCAGGCCACCACCAGCCTCTCCGGCCTGCCTGATCTTTTGCAGAACCTGAAGCTCAAGCTCGATCTGGAAGAGATTCGCCTGGTTCTGCAAAGTGACGAATATGCCCGGTTTGTTCCATCCTCGATTCAGACCATCTCCAAAGACATGATAGACAGTTCCATAGCAAACCTCGGCCTGAAATCCGGGAAAAAATCTGTTCTGGGCAGGGCCCGGGATATGGCTGCCAAGCAAATATATTTTCAAGATGTTATTTTAAACTGTCTTGAATCTCATTCTGCCGGGTCTGTAATTATTTTTCCCCTGCAGGACAAATATGTTCCGGAAAAAGCCATTGGAATGCTCCTGTTCTTTGATTCGGACGAACAAAGGTTCTCAGGCGAAATAGCTACTGACTTTGTTGACCATTTTGCCGATATTCTGGCCTGGACTATTGTCAGTCTCAGGGAGCACGAAAAACTGGTCCTGGAAAATACCTTGGATCACCTGACCGGCTCCTTTAACCGGACATACCTCATGAGACACGCTCCGCGCATCCTTGAATTTGCCCAGAGAGAAAAATTCCCGGTTTCCCTGCTTTTCATAGACCTGGACGGATTCAAAAGTGTCAACGACTCTCTGGGCCATCACTGCGGAGACCTGGTCCTCATCGAAACAGCCAGACGCATCCAGTCCATAATCCGGGAATATGACATCTTTGTCCGGCTTGGGGGAGATGAGTTCGTTGTTCTTCTACCCGGCACAGATCCCCATGCGGCCCAGGCTACAATCAAAAGAATCCAGGATCAGATCAGGGCCATTGATTTGTCAGACCTTTGTAAAAAGGGACAAAAAATCACTATCTCCGCATCAGTGGGCATAGGGGAATACCTTGAGGGTGAATCCCTGGAGGAATTAATCATCAAAGCGGATCAGAGCATGTATACAGCAAAAGGGTCCAGCCGGTCCCGCTAA
- a CDS encoding DVU0772 family protein, which produces MGELSKFKDLPINWDIGPADAVALHLEWGNTGYTGRHQNSDEESYYFSVDSWKEPYLVRLQKMTKDGSETLHEMELPREFWHCCEAKGSHELPDEIKEWLKKQF; this is translated from the coding sequence ATGGGAGAACTGTCAAAATTCAAAGACCTGCCCATAAACTGGGACATTGGTCCGGCCGATGCAGTGGCTCTGCATCTGGAATGGGGCAACACCGGGTATACAGGACGCCATCAGAATTCCGACGAAGAATCCTATTATTTTTCTGTTGATTCCTGGAAAGAACCGTATCTGGTCAGGCTGCAGAAAATGACCAAGGACGGCTCTGAAACCCTGCACGAGATGGAGTTGCCCAGAGAATTCTGGCATTGTTGCGAGGCCAAGGGAAGCCATGAATTGCCGGATGAAATAAAAGAATGGCTGAAAAAACAATTTTGA
- the mfd gene encoding transcription-repair coupling factor, translated as MFLEPQIRKSIAGLGEENNHLYVHKSGPATAVYLARHLQKQGRNVVIVVPTGQDLGSYARLAEIFARDGLRTDRFWESTWHVFPESDSSKRVKWAKIWSGLLGMITNSACVSVIPSNFLLHYLPPKKLVENTFLLLLRGEEAEPEKIMSRAVDWGYERRSTVAETGEVALRGDILDIFPPGYDHPVRLEFFGDNLESIRTFEALTQRSRQELDECLILPVSGCILEDALMAEYNQKVGHLKATGEISSDTLFALSELLKAKPGDFPVSLFYKNPGTWSEFIAEDACFILVDTTEIRTGLEEEEWKLTRWAKEQGYPVSQALQPSVRARTVWQGREQVIFEKLVMGQRSKGIDLGEKRIRSFSDLFWKPEETRRPWHTFVEALKQWKHTQNQVILSFNTQASRNKFLKIIAQENIEISRTYDPDRKGIYAVVAEIGTGWELEWNHLLILGEDVIQPGKRHSIRPGAGKFAGITSVDEIIPDDLVVHRDYGLGRFGGLKRVSAGKSVNDYLLIYYANEDILYIPADRFSLVQKYKGPEGVSPSLDKLGGTGWSKTKDRVRKAIEKIARDLVDMYAYRKVTKGYSYGPAGELFREFEATFGFDETPDQEQAISDVMQDMERPQPMDRLICGDVGFGKTEVAMRAAFRAVQDGKQVAILCPTTILAEQHYQNFRQRMEDLSVNVRMLSRFIPKARQKVIIEAAKRGEVDIIIGTHRILSKDVQLPRLSLLILDEEQRFGVKHKEKLKKFRQNIDVLTLTATPIPRTLQLSLSGIRTLSIIETPPVDRKPVESSLIERDNDFLKKVIYRELEREGQIFWVFNRIQGLDEVLRYVQELAPEARVAMAHGRMAERDLEETMHKFWHHELDVLVTTAIIESGLDFPRANTLIVDQAHMFGLGQLYQLRGRVGRSERQAYAYFMVPSFEGLSEQARKRMQIILDMDYLGAGFQVAMEDLRLRGAGNLLGEVQSGQIGRVGLDLFLDMLQEEVSRQKGEPVDREIELEVTIGFEAFIPETYISDSSERLKYYRVLSACRDSQCIDQAAQGLRDRFGKIPDELHNFLNVLKIKHLLKPLGISRADFQAGKFILEWSDQIHKISPEKLVDWIERNKTGARLIPPSKLELRLSDNISIDESLKETSEVAADLVRCLTDDPETEKHAQLHG; from the coding sequence TTGTTTTTAGAGCCCCAAATCAGGAAAAGCATTGCCGGACTTGGAGAGGAAAATAACCACCTCTACGTGCACAAATCAGGACCGGCTACTGCGGTATACTTGGCCAGACACCTTCAGAAGCAGGGCAGAAATGTTGTTATTGTGGTCCCTACCGGACAGGACCTGGGAAGTTATGCCAGACTGGCCGAAATATTTGCCCGGGATGGTTTGAGGACGGACAGGTTTTGGGAGTCAACCTGGCATGTGTTTCCGGAAAGTGATTCCAGCAAGAGAGTCAAATGGGCAAAGATCTGGTCCGGACTGCTGGGGATGATCACCAACAGCGCATGTGTGTCTGTTATTCCTTCAAATTTTCTGCTCCACTATCTTCCACCAAAAAAACTGGTTGAGAACACTTTTTTGCTTCTGTTGCGCGGTGAAGAGGCTGAGCCAGAAAAAATCATGTCCAGGGCTGTAGACTGGGGTTATGAAAGGAGGTCAACTGTTGCTGAAACCGGTGAAGTTGCCCTGAGAGGGGATATCCTGGATATTTTCCCACCTGGATATGATCATCCCGTCCGGTTAGAGTTTTTTGGGGACAATCTGGAAAGCATAAGGACTTTTGAGGCTCTGACTCAGAGGTCCAGGCAAGAGCTGGATGAATGCCTGATTCTGCCTGTATCCGGCTGTATCCTTGAGGATGCGCTGATGGCTGAATATAATCAAAAGGTTGGCCATCTCAAGGCTACGGGCGAAATCAGTTCAGATACCCTTTTTGCCCTTTCAGAATTGCTTAAAGCAAAACCAGGGGATTTTCCCGTAAGTCTGTTTTATAAAAATCCCGGAACCTGGTCTGAATTCATTGCTGAGGACGCATGCTTCATCCTGGTGGACACCACTGAAATCCGGACCGGCCTTGAAGAGGAAGAATGGAAGCTGACTCGATGGGCCAAGGAGCAGGGTTATCCTGTTTCCCAGGCTCTTCAGCCCAGTGTCAGGGCCAGAACAGTTTGGCAGGGCAGGGAGCAGGTAATTTTTGAAAAGCTGGTCATGGGTCAGAGAAGCAAAGGCATTGATCTTGGAGAGAAAAGAATCAGGTCTTTTTCAGATCTTTTCTGGAAACCAGAAGAGACCAGACGCCCCTGGCATACATTTGTTGAGGCCTTAAAGCAGTGGAAACATACCCAAAACCAGGTGATCCTGTCCTTCAACACCCAGGCCTCCAGGAATAAATTCTTAAAGATTATTGCCCAGGAAAATATTGAAATCAGCAGGACCTATGACCCTGACCGCAAAGGGATTTATGCTGTTGTTGCTGAAATCGGCACGGGTTGGGAGCTGGAGTGGAATCACCTGCTGATTCTGGGCGAAGATGTGATCCAGCCGGGAAAGAGACATTCCATCAGGCCGGGAGCAGGAAAGTTTGCAGGTATTACCAGCGTTGACGAAATAATCCCTGATGATCTCGTGGTCCACAGGGATTACGGACTGGGCCGTTTCGGCGGGTTGAAACGGGTCAGTGCTGGAAAATCGGTCAATGATTACCTGCTTATTTATTATGCCAATGAAGATATCCTTTATATCCCGGCTGACCGGTTTTCCCTGGTTCAGAAATACAAGGGGCCGGAAGGGGTTTCTCCATCCCTGGACAAGCTTGGGGGAACCGGGTGGTCCAAGACCAAGGACCGGGTTCGTAAAGCCATTGAAAAAATTGCCAGGGACTTAGTCGATATGTATGCATACCGCAAGGTGACCAAAGGATATTCTTATGGCCCGGCTGGGGAACTGTTTCGTGAATTTGAGGCTACTTTCGGGTTTGATGAGACACCTGACCAGGAACAGGCCATCAGTGATGTCATGCAGGATATGGAACGGCCTCAGCCTATGGATCGTTTGATCTGTGGAGACGTTGGCTTTGGCAAGACCGAAGTTGCCATGCGGGCCGCTTTCAGAGCTGTGCAGGACGGCAAGCAGGTGGCCATTCTCTGTCCCACCACAATCCTGGCTGAGCAGCATTATCAGAATTTCAGGCAGCGCATGGAAGATCTGTCTGTAAACGTGCGCATGCTGAGCCGCTTTATCCCTAAGGCCAGGCAGAAGGTCATCATCGAGGCTGCCAAGAGGGGGGAGGTGGATATCATCATTGGTACCCACCGAATTCTGTCCAAAGATGTCCAGCTCCCCAGGCTATCCCTGCTCATTCTTGACGAAGAACAGAGATTCGGAGTCAAGCACAAGGAAAAACTTAAGAAATTTCGACAGAATATTGATGTTCTTACTTTGACTGCGACTCCTATTCCCCGGACTCTCCAACTCTCATTGTCCGGAATCAGGACCCTGAGTATTATTGAAACACCTCCGGTTGACCGCAAGCCGGTTGAAAGCTCCCTTATTGAGCGGGACAATGATTTTCTGAAAAAAGTCATCTACAGGGAGCTGGAGCGGGAAGGGCAGATATTCTGGGTCTTTAACCGCATTCAGGGACTGGATGAGGTTTTGAGATATGTTCAAGAGCTGGCTCCAGAAGCCAGGGTGGCCATGGCCCATGGTCGGATGGCTGAACGTGACCTGGAAGAAACCATGCATAAATTCTGGCATCATGAACTGGATGTTTTAGTCACCACAGCTATTATTGAATCCGGGCTGGATTTCCCCCGGGCCAATACTCTGATTGTTGATCAGGCTCATATGTTCGGCCTTGGCCAGCTGTATCAGCTCCGGGGCAGAGTGGGCAGATCAGAGCGCCAAGCCTATGCCTACTTCATGGTCCCCTCCTTTGAGGGCCTTTCAGAACAGGCCAGAAAGAGGATGCAGATCATCCTTGACATGGACTACCTTGGGGCAGGATTTCAGGTGGCAATGGAAGACCTGCGGCTGAGGGGAGCCGGCAATCTGCTGGGTGAGGTTCAGTCCGGACAGATCGGACGAGTCGGACTTGATCTGTTCCTGGATATGCTTCAGGAAGAGGTCAGTCGGCAGAAAGGTGAACCAGTGGACAGGGAGATTGAACTGGAGGTCACCATAGGATTCGAGGCCTTTATTCCGGAAACCTATATATCAGACTCATCAGAGAGGCTCAAGTATTACAGGGTGTTGTCAGCATGCAGGGACAGTCAGTGCATTGATCAGGCTGCCCAGGGATTGCGGGACAGGTTTGGGAAAATTCCGGATGAACTGCATAATTTTCTCAATGTGTTAAAAATAAAGCACCTTCTAAAGCCACTGGGGATCTCCAGAGCCGACTTTCAAGCAGGGAAATTTATCCTGGAGTGGTCTGATCAGATTCATAAAATAAGCCCGGAAAAACTGGTGGACTGGATTGAAAGAAATAAGACTGGGGCCAGGCTTATTCCTCCATCCAAATTGGAGTTGCGTTTGTCGGATAATATATCTATTGATGAATCTCTTAAGGAAACCAGTGAAGTTGCTGCTGATCTTGTCCGCTGCCTGACTGATGACCCTGAAACTGAGAAACATGCCCAGCTGCATGGTTAG